The Streptomyces capitiformicae genome contains the following window.
GTTCCTCTTCTCTCTGATGGGAGTCCTCTGGGGCATCCCCTACCTGATGATCAAAGTGGCGGTGGACGGTGTCTCCCCGTCGATGGTCGTGTTCGTACGCTGCGCCCTGGGCGCGGCCCTCCTCCTCCCCTTCGCGATCCGTCAGGGCGGACTGGCCGCGACCGTACGGGCACACTGGCGCCCGATGCTGGCGTTCGCGGTCATCGAGGTCATCGGCCCGTGGTGGACGCTGACCGACGCCGAACGCCACCTCTCCAGTTCCACGGCCGGCCTGTTGATCGCGGGCGTCCCGATCGTCGGGGTCGTTCTTGCCCGCTTCTTCGGCGACACGGAACGGCTGGGCGCCCGACGTGCGGTGGGCCTGGCCCTGGGCCTGGCAGGGGTAGCGGTCCTCACGGTCCCGCACCTGACGGGAGGCGATGCCCGCTCCCTGGCGGAGGTCGCGATCACGGTCGTCGGCTACGCCACTGCGCCCCTGATCATGGCCCGCCACCTGAAGCAGGTCCCCACGCTGCAACTGATAGCCCCGGTCCTCCTGCTGGCAGCAGTCGTGTACGCCCCCGCGGCGGCCCTGACCTGGCCGACCACGATGCCCTCGACCCCCGTACTGGTGTCGCTCGTGGGCCTGGGCGTGATCTGCACGGCGTTGGCCTTCGTCGCCTTCCTGGAACTGATCCGAGAGGTCGGCCCCACCCGGGCGACGGTCTTCACGTACGTCAACCCGGCGGTGGCGGTAGCGGCCGGAGCGCTCTTCCTGGGCGAACCCCTCACCGCCTCCGTCCTCGCCTCCTTCGCCCTGATCCTGGCGGGCTCCTTCCTGGCGACGGCGCCCGCGGGACCGAGGAGGGGCGCACGCCCGGTAGCATGGTCGACACGGCAGACGAGCCGGGCGGACGGCCGCGTGGAGTCCCCCTAGGGGGCTTCCCGAGGAACGTCCGGGCTCCACAGGGCAGGGTGGTGGCTAACGGCCACCCGGGGTGACCCGCGGGACAGTGCCACAGAAAACAAACCGCCCAGCACTCAGGTGCTGGGTAAGGGTGAAACGGCGGTGTAAGAGACCACCAGTGCCCAGGGTGACCTGGGCAGCTAGGTAAACCCCACCCGGAGCAAGGTCAAGAGGGAGTCACTTCCAGGGATAGGAAAGGGCTCCTGCGCGGACGTTCGAGGGCTGCCCGCCCGAGTCCGCGGGTAGACCGCACGAGGCCGGTGGCAACACCGGCCCTAGATGGATGGCCGTCGCCGGAGGGTTCGCGAGACCCCTCCGGAACAGAACCCGGCGTACAGCCCGACTCGTCTGCCGCTCATTAGTTCCGTGGGTCAGAGGCCATGTTTCTCGCTGAACAAAGCGTCCGGGTCGAATCCGGGTCGAATCCGGGTCGAATCCGGGTCGCATTCGGGCCTGCGTGAAGTACATGTACGAGGTGTCTTCTTGTCGACCCGCTCTGGCTGAACTCGATCACCGATGGTGCGTCCTGCGGCGGACCTTGGAAGGCGTCGCCATCCTGGAGCGGCAGTCGGCTCCAGGCCCTTTGTTGCCTGTGGCATGACGCCGGCTGCCGGATGACCGCCGGTTGTGATCACGGCGTTGGATGCAGACGTCCCAGTGCTGACAGCGCCGTCCTCGCTTCCGTTCGCCGAACGAAGTCCTGGCCGCGGTGGGCGATCAGGGCGCGCGGATCCTGGGTGCCCATCGGGAAGGGCCAGTCGCTGCCCAGGACCATGCGGTCCTCCCCGAACGTGGTCACCGCCAGGTCGACGACGGCGGGGTCATGGGCGAGGCAGTCGACGTAGAAGCGGCGCACCGCGTCTCGCGGGGATTCGGTCAGGGGGGAGGCCTGGGCGGCAGGTGTCGGTGCCGCGCTGCCGGCGGCCGACCACGGTGGGAAGCAGCCCGCCGCAGTGGACCAGCACGAACCGGAGCCGGGGATGCCGGGCGAGGACGTCGCCGAAGACGAGCTGAGCGGCGGCCAGTGCGGTTTCTGCCGGGTTGCCGAGGAGGTTGGAGAGGTAGAACGGCCTCAGCCGAGGGTCCGGGGAGGTTCCCGGGTGCAGGAGGAGGGTGCGGCCGTCCTCGTCCAGTACCTTCCAGAGCGGGGCGAGCGCGGGGTCGGCCAGAGAGACGGAGCCGCCCCCGGCCGATGCGGTCAGCCCGGCCCACGCCTCCTCGTCACGCAGCCGGGTGTACTCGTCGAGCGCGACCTCCGGGTGTTCCAGGGGGAGATGAGCGAGCAGAGTGAGTCGGTCGTGGCCGTCCAGCGCGCGCAGCAGACCGTCGTTGACGGCCCGGACCCAGCCGTGCGCGTCCGGTCGGCTCAGGTCCTGCCGGAAGAACGGCGGCGGGATCGTCACGATCGCCTCGTCCAGGTCGGCCGCGTCGAGATAGTCCTCCAGGCGATCGGGTCGGAACAGAGCGGGCGGTCCGACCAGGTGGCCGTCGATCAGCAGGAGGCCGTTGGCGTTCCGGGCCCAGCCGTCGAGTTGTGGGGCGAGATGGCTGTGCAGGTCGACACCGGGCAAGGTGGCCATCCGATCCGGAGATGAAAGAAAGACAGGAGAGAGACGGGGCGCTGCGGCGCCCGCCGACAGCGCCGCACCGCGTTCAGGAGGGACCTTGGCCGGGCCCTGGCCGGTGCAGGGAGCCTCGGCTCGGCCAAGCTCCGGCTTCGGGAGGACGGGATCAGGCCAGGGCCGCCGCGCTCTGCAGCACGTCGCCGATGGCCCGGCCGGCGACCTCCCGGGGCAACGCGCTGCCCGACGCTGGCGGCCGGGCCGCGCACGATCAGGTCGGCGGACCAGGTGACGCGGCTTCCCGACTCGCAAGGCAGGAAGGCAAGTTCGATGCGGACGTCGACGGCATGCTGGGCCCGCCGGGCGTGAACGGCCAGCACCGTGCCGCCCTCGTCGGCGTGTTCGGCGCGGATACGGGTGTGCAGGGGCAGCCGTCCGAAGGGCGTGGTCGGGCTGAACAGCGCGTGCACCGAGCCGTCCGGTCCGGTCGTCACCGTAGCCGACACCGAGGAGGTCCGCCACGACCTGCGCAACGGTGGTCTCATGGCCCTGCCCGAAGGCGCCCCCGCCGGTGACCGCGTAGACCGAGCTGTCCGCGCCGAGCCGTCCGCGCCGAGCCGCACCAGGCCGCCCTGGGGTTCACGTTCCGGCCACGAGGAGCCAAGGACAAGCACGGGGTGATGTTCACCGCGTTCCTGCCCGCGATCAGTAACCAAGCCCTGAAGAGGCTGAGCAAGACGGTGCGGTCCTGGGGACTGCACCGGCGCACGGCGCAGGAGTCATCTGACCTGGCACGGACAGTCAATCCGGTGGTCAGGGGATGGATGAACTACTACGGGCGCTTCTACCGCTCAGCGCTGTATCCGCTGCTCGACCGCATCAACACCTACTTGCTGCGGTGGATCCAGAAGAAGTACCGGGTTGGGACGAAACAAGCCCTGCGACGGTTGGCCCGAGGCCACACGTCACGCCCGAAGTACTTCGCTCACTGGACCTGGGCGGCCCCGGCAGGGGCGAGGCTCAGAACGACAAGAGCCGTATGACGGGAGACCGTCACGTACGGTTCCGTGGGAGCCCGGGGGTGAGATTCCCCCGGGCGACCCGACTATTAGGTGGCGGAAGGTCACTCGGAAGTCCCTCACAGCGCTGGTAGTCCCTGAGAAGTTCCAGGCGTGGAGGGGCGGGCGAGGCCTCTGGGCCAGGCATTCGTGTCAGCCGTCGGGGCTCACACGTCCCAGTCTCCAGGTGTCCATGATCAAGGGGAAGCTTCAACGCTCCGTCAACACCGAACCTGAGACGGGCCGTTGATCGGGCAGTCCCCTATCGGGGCGTCAGATCACCCAATTCCGGTGACATACCCAGGGTTGGTCCTGCGGGCAGGCTCGGTGAGCTCAGCCGTTCGCAGTGGGCTCGACGGGGATGGTGGCCGCGTCTTGCATGAACAAGGCAATCTGGTCGTCTGTGAATTCGAGGCTGTGCTCGAAGCCGAGTCCCACGACAGCCAGGAGCGTCTCGGGATCGGTTGGCGAGGAGACGGGCAGGGTCACAGAGCTCTTCGACTCGGAAGCACGGGCCAGCGGGCGTGCGACTCCTGAGGTGTCCGTCTGCAGATCGACCATCACGACGGGCTCGCGGCGTTCCGCGGCGACTCCGGCGACGCCCTTGCCGATGGGGACGACGGCGGCGGCGTTCTGGATTCGGGCGGGGAGATTGTAGGCAGCGACCAGGAATATCTGGCCTGCGGAAGCAGACTCGGCCAGATGTACGGAGCCGACGAAGCCGCCATGGCGTTCAACGAAGGTGGCGAGCCAGGCAGCAATGTCGCGGCGTGCGTTTTTCTGAACGGTCTCACTCAGTTCGTTTGCTGAGGTTTGCGTAGACATGTGGAGCTCCTTTGGTGGGTGAAGGAGAGGTTGTACATGCCGTGGACGGGAGTCATGGAAAGGGCCACGTCTTCGGATGCGGCTGCGAGCAGGAAGCCGAGACCGGATGCGGCCTGGACCAACGTCTGGGTCGGCCACTGCGCAACGATATCTGAAGGGTGTATCTGGTCGGTGCAGTGTGCCGCGCTGGATCGTGCAGGCCCGTCGGCGATGCCGCAGTTCGCGTGCGGCGATCGGGAACGCCGGTCGTGTTGGTGGCGAACGCCGTGAGCCGAAGCCCGTCGGCATCCGTGAACCGCAACTGCGCACCAGGGTGGTTGAGCCGGCCCGCAGCGCGGTGCCGGTGTCGCCACCGGCCGCATCATCTTCGGCCGGCTCCTGAGGACGTCGCCGTCGAGCTCGGCGATTCAGGCGCCGTCGTGGATCTGGTCGCCCGGCCCGACAGCCACCGCCCACGCGGTGGGCGTGAGACGTACCGGTGCATCCGTGCGGTAGAAGGCCCACTTCACCGTCGTGTTGCTGTGACCAGTTGAATCCGGGGCAGCGTACTTCGCGAAGGGTTCCCGGTAGCAAGCAAGGATCGAGCCTCACCGAGACGATGAGGCTCGATCCTGTGGAGTACGCGTATTCCGTCGAGTTCATGTGTGAACGACTCGACGTGTCCAAGTCAGGCTGCCGGCTGGTGGCAAAGACCCGATTCCGCGGCAGCCCAACGACGCGAGAAATTGAACTCGGCTACCGCACCGGTCTCATGGCCGAAGTAAGCGTCACGCGGATATCCGCTGGGCGGCCAGTGTCCGGTCGGCGTGAATGACGCGATAACGCTCGTCCCGGCCGAGCCATTGGTGCACGGCTTTGCGACACCCGTCGTGGATGACGTAGTCGTCGAAGAGAATGATGCCGCCGACGCTGACTCGGTCCGCGATCCGCTCCATACACAGCCGTACGGACTCGTACCAGTCGCAGTCGATGTGGGCGAAGGCGACCGGCTCGTCGACGAACAGGGTGTCCTCGTAGAGCCCCTTGACAAAGGTGATACGGGACTTCTCCGGGTCGATGCCGACCCGGCGCATGTTCTCCTGGGTGAAGGCGAGCAGGTCGTCGATGTGCTCTTGGTAGTTCTGGAAGGTCCGGTCGTGTTCGCGCTCGAGAACGCCGCTCACCAGCGCCTGGTAATCGGCGCGCGACTTGTCGTCGTCCTCGTCACCGGGCGCGGGTACCATCGTGAACACGTCGTACAGGTGCAGCGGCCGGTCGGCCGCCTTGGTCTGCGCGATCACGATCGCCGACCCGCCCATAGCCACGCCGGCCTCCAGGAAAATGCCCGGCACGTTGGCGGATTCGACCCGGGCGGCCATGTCGTGCAATACCTCCAGCTTGCCCGGGCTGACTGAGAAGGTGAGCGAGTTACTCCGCAGGAACTCGATCGTCTCGATGACGTTCACGGGACCTCCATGAGCCGACGGTTTCAGCAGAGGCTGTCAAGGGGGGTGGTGAGAGCGCTGGTCGAAGCTATCACGGTGTCAAGATCACTCATCATTTTGTCGCAAGCCTGGACGTACTTGTCAATCAGTCCGGCCTCCTGAAACGTACAGCGGGCGCTGGACACTGCGCCCCAATGGCGTCCCCCGGCCGCAACCCGAGGCCGTCACGCCGTCACGCCGCCGCGCAGCTCGGCCCATACCGTCTTGCCGGGGCGGTCGGGTGAGGAGTGACACCCGATTCGTCCGCGAGGGTGGCGAGGAGGTGGAGGCCGCGGCCGGACCTGGATGCCGAGTCGGGGTTCGGAAGTGTGGATGGAGGCTGCTTCTCGGCGCGGGTGTCGGTCACCTGAAAGCGGAACGTGGCCTCGGCCAGGATGAGTTGGAGATGGAAGTCCCGGCCGGGGACGTGGTCGTGGCGTACGGCGTTGGCGCTGAGTTCGGCCGTGATGAGGGTGAGCGTCTCGTTGGCCGGGGTTGTGTGGGGGTGGCCCCAGTCGTTCAGGCGGTGTGAGACGAGTCGGCGGGCGAGGCGGGCGCCGTGCGGGGTCGAGGTGAAGCGCATGGTGAACTCGCGTTCGGATGTGCGCCGACCACGGAGACGCCTTCGGGGAGGACGGCTACCACGGCCGTGGCATCGCTCATCCGACCGTGCTGAACGTGCCGTTCGCGGCCTGGCTGTCGGAGTAGGCGGCTACGTTCCCCCGCCGCGCTCTCAGTGCGCAGGCTCACGTGGGCGGCACGGGGGCGCCCCGACGCCGTGCCCGGGTTGCCGGAGTGAGCCGGACGAGCTCGTCCGGGACTGGGCACACGCGACGCGATGTTCACCGTGTGAGGCGGCGCCTCAGCCATCAACTACCCACGCTTGTAGGCAGATTGGGATGATGGTTGGATCACCCTGTGGGTTGCTTACATGCTTCGACGTGTCCTCTCTTCCCCCATCTCAACCAGAGTCTGGCGGGCTGGCGCAGCTACTACTGCGACAACGAGGCCAACTGGCGCGACTGCGCGCGCTACCAGGTGTCACTCACCGGCGAGCGGGTGCCGATCACCCTGCTGCCCAACGGACGGCACGCCCGTCATCTGGCGCCGAAACCCGCGCCCACCGCTTCCGAGAGGCGCGGTCCCGGCCCTGCCGAACAGCCGCCGGCGGCCCCCGACGAGCCCGAACGGGGCTGGTGGGCCCGGTTGGCCGAGTGGATGAAAGGCAACGCATGACCGCTTACTGGCCCTGGTGGGCGGGTGCTGTCGGACTCGCCGTACTGACCATCGGCTACACCCTCGCCACCGACCGGTCGTTCGGGGTGTCGGGGGCCTGGGAGCGAGTGCTGCACTGGCGGCGTGAAGCCGAACTGGAGCGGAGGGAGGCGGAGTTCACCGACGAACAGGCTCTTG
Protein-coding sequences here:
- a CDS encoding ATP-binding protein; the protein is MRFTSTPHGARLARRLVSHRLNDWGHPHTTPANETLTLITAELSANAVRHDHVPGRDFHLQLILAEATFRFQVTDTRAEKQPPSTLPNPDSASRSGRGLHLLATLADESGVTPHPTAPARRYGPSCAAA
- a CDS encoding TylF/MycF/NovP-related O-methyltransferase; this encodes MNVIETIEFLRSNSLTFSVSPGKLEVLHDMAARVESANVPGIFLEAGVAMGGSAIVIAQTKAADRPLHLYDVFTMVPAPGDEDDDKSRADYQALVSGVLEREHDRTFQNYQEHIDDLLAFTQENMRRVGIDPEKSRITFVKGLYEDTLFVDEPVAFAHIDCDWYESVRLCMERIADRVSVGGIILFDDYVIHDGCRKAVHQWLGRDERYRVIHADRTLAAQRISA
- a CDS encoding amidohydrolase family protein, producing MRRFYVDCLAHDPAVVDLAVTTFGEDRMVLGSDWPFPMGTQDPRALIAHRGQDFVRRTEARTALSALGRLHPTP
- a CDS encoding group II intron maturase-specific domain-containing protein — its product is MFTAFLPAISNQALKRLSKTVRSWGLHRRTAQESSDLARTVNPVVRGWMNYYGRFYRSALYPLLDRINTYLLRWIQKKYRVGTKQALRRLARGHTSRPKYFAHWTWAAPAGARLRTTRAV
- a CDS encoding amidohydrolase family protein — translated: MATLPGVDLHSHLAPQLDGWARNANGLLLIDGHLVGPPALFRPDRLEDYLDAADLDEAIVTIPPPFFRQDLSRPDAHGWVRAVNDGLLRALDGHDRLTLLAHLPLEHPEVALDEYTRLRDEEAWAGLTASAGGGSVSLADPALAPLWKVLDEDGRTLLLHPGTSPDPRLRPFYLSNLLGNPAETALAAAQLVFGDVLARHPRLRFVLVHCGGLLPTVVGRRQRGTDTCRPGLPPDRIPARRGAPLLRRLPRP
- a CDS encoding GAF domain-containing protein; the protein is MSTQTSANELSETVQKNARRDIAAWLATFVERHGGFVGSVHLAESASAGQIFLVAAYNLPARIQNAAAVVPIGKGVAGVAAERREPVVMVDLQTDTSGVARPLARASESKSSVTLPVSSPTDPETLLAVVGLGFEHSLEFTDDQIALFMQDAATIPVEPTANG